A genome region from Clostridiaceae bacterium includes the following:
- a CDS encoding cyclic lactone autoinducer peptide has protein sequence MLKFISKFLFQGLAAVFAVVAMTNIGTTSMFLMYQPEPPKSLKK, from the coding sequence ATGTTAAAATTTATTAGTAAATTTCTATTTCAAGGATTGGCAGCAGTGTTCGCTGTAGTAGCCATGACGAATATTGGAACAACGAGCATGTTTCTAATGTACCAACCGGAACCACCAAAGAGCTTGAAAAAGTAG